The proteins below come from a single Triticum aestivum cultivar Chinese Spring chromosome 5D, IWGSC CS RefSeq v2.1, whole genome shotgun sequence genomic window:
- the LOC123124802 gene encoding cytoplasmic tRNA 2-thiolation protein 1, with translation MQSAAAPTRAGSRLCTRCGERKAALKRPKTLEQICRECFYIVFEDEIHQTIVDNNLFKAGERVAIGASGGKDSTVLAYVLSELNKRHKYGLDLFLLSIDEGITGYRDDSLETVKRNELQYGLPLKIVSYKDLYDWTMDDIVKAIGLKNNCTFCGVFRRQALDRGAALLKVDKIVTGHNADDIAETVLLNILRGDIARLSRCTFITTGEDGPIPRCKPFKYTYEKEIVMYAYFKKLDYFSTECIYSPNAYRGFAREFIKDLERMRPRAILDIITSGENFRISTTTRMPEQGTCERCGYISSQKLCKACVLLDGLNRGLPKLGIGRTAKVGAGADGSGEQQGKRAERRNRSSLQGKHGNLDF, from the exons ATGCAGTCCGCCGCCGCTCCGACGAGGGCAGGGAGCCGCCTCTGCACGCGCTGCGGCGAGCGGAAGGCCGCGCTCAAGCGGCCCAAAACCCTAGAACAG ATATGTAGGGAATGCTTCTATATTGTcttcgaggacgagattcatcaaaCTATTGTTGACAATAATTTGTTTAAGGCCGGTGAACGTGTGGCAATTGGAGCTTCTGGTGGAAAAG ATTCAACCGTGCTTGCGTATGTGTTATCAGAGTTAAACAAACGTCATAAATATGGTCTCGATTTGTTCCTTTTATCTATTGATGAAGGAATCACAGGCTATAGAGATGACTCCCTAGAAACTGTTAAAAGGAATGAACTACAG TATGGCCTACCACTGAAAATAGTTTCCTATAAGGATCTCTATGACTGGACAATGGATGATATTGTGAAAGCAATTGGCCTGAAGAACAATTGTACTTTCTGTGGTGTTTTTCGACGTCAG GCGCTAGACCGAGGTGCTGCTCTCTTGAAGGTTGATAAGATTGTAACTGGGCATAATGCAGATGACATTGCAGAGACTGTCTTGCTGAATATTTTACGTGGTGATATTGCAAG GTTAAGTCGATGCACTTTCATAACTACTGGTGAAGATGGACCAATCCCAAGATGCAAGCCTTTCAAATACACCTACGAAAAAGAGATTGTTAT GTATGCGTATTTCAAAAAGCTGGACTACTTCTCCACTGAAT GCATCTATTCACCAAATGCATATCGTGGATTTGCTCGTGAATTTATTAAAGATCTGGAAAGGATGAG GCCTAGGGCTATACTGGACATCATAACCTCTGGCGAAAATTTCCGGATATCCACAACAACAAGAATGCCAGAGCAAGGAACATGTGAACGCTGCGGTTACATTTCTAGCCAG AAATTATGCAAAGCGTGTGTCCTGCTAGATGGACTGAACCGAGGCTTGCCAAAACTAGGCATAGGGAGAACCGCTAAAGTCGGTGCTGGAGCTGATGGCAGTGGCGAGCAGCAAGGCAAACGAGCGGAGAGGAGGAATAGGTCGAGTCTACAAGGAAAACATGGCAACTTGGACTTCTGA
- the LOC123121530 gene encoding phenylalanine--tRNA ligase alpha subunit, cytoplasmic — protein sequence MAAKQPLSDVEDGLLAHLNANAEIPDSRSFASSLGVPHKDVEDVIKRLTAFRIVESADITKETWVLTDEAKGYAARGSPEVQLVAAIPPEGASKGALKERLGDVFDIGMKAAAKNKWIGFEKGNKDLVLRKVEDTRDELQEQLRRLENGEVIADKVIDDLKRRKLVTKEKSIWYSLKKGPEFVAKRKTLATDVTREHLKSGDWKDLEFKDYNYGAQGQPIAIGYSQPLLEVREAIQNIFLEMGFSEMPTNMYVESSFWNFDALFQPQQHPARDSHDTFFLKAPATTTQLPDDYLEKVKQVHQSGGHGSKGYGYDWKRDEAEKNLLRTHTTAVSTRMLYKLAQEKTFAPKRYYSIDRVFRNEAVDRTHLAEFHQIEGLICDYGLTLGDLIGVLEDFFSRLGMSKLRFKPAYNPYTEPSMEIFSYHDGLKKWVEIGNSGMFRPEMLLPMGLPEGVNVIAWGLSLERPTMILYGIDNIRDLFGPKVDFNLIKSSPICRLGL from the exons atgGCGGCGAAGCAGCCGTTGTCGGACGTGGAGGACGGGCTCCTCGCCCACCTCAACGCGAACGCCGAGATCCCCGACTCCCGCTCCTTCGCCTCTTCCCTCGGCGTCCCGCACAAGGATGTGGAGGACGTCATCAAGAGGCTCACCGCCTTCCGCATCGTCGAGAGTGCG GACATCACCAAGGAGACGTGGGTGCTCACCGATGAGGCCAAGGGGTATGCCGCGAGGGGCTCCCCCGAGGTGCAGCTCGTCGCGGCCATCCCGCCCGAGGGTGCCTCCAAGGGCGCGCTCAAG GAGAGATTGGGGGACGTGTTCGATATTGGAATGAAGGCTGCAGCCAAGAACAAGTGGATTGGATTTGAGAAGGGAAACAAAGACCTCGTACTGAGAAAG GTTGAGGATACCAGGGATGAATTGCAAGAGCAGCTTAGAAGACTGGAGAATGGGGAG GTTATTGCTGACAAAGTAATAGATGATTTGAAGAGAAGAAAGCTTGTAACAAAAGA GAAATCTATTTGGTATTCACTGAAGAAGGGGCCTGAATTTGTTGCAAAGAGAAAAACATTGGCAACCGATGTGACACGAGAACATCTCAAGAG TGGCGACTGGAAGGATCTGGAATTTAAAGATTATAACTATGGAGCTCAAGGACAACCTATTGCGATAGGATATAGCCAACCGTTGTTAGAG GTCCGTGAGGCAATCCAGAACATTTTTCTCGAGATGGG GTTCAGTGAGATGCCAACGAACATGTATGTAGAGAGCAG CTTCTGGAATTTCGATGCACTGTTCCAGCCACAACAGCATCCTGCTCGTGATTCACACGATACCTTTTTCCTCAAAG CCCCTGCCACAACAACACAACTACCCGATGACTATCTTGAGAAAGTAAAGCAAGTACATCAGTCTGGTGGTCATGGTTCCAAAGG ATATGGTTACGATTGGAAGCGAGATGAAGCAGAGAAAAACCTGCTTCGTACTCACACAACTGCAGTTTCAACAAGGATGCTATACAAGCTAGCACAGGAG AAAACTTTTGCTCCTAAGAGATACTATTCTATTGATCGTGTTTTCCGGAATGAAGCTGTGGACCGAACTCATCTTGCAGAATTCCACCAGATAGAAG GTCTTATTTGTGATTATGGTTTGACGCTTGGTGATCTGATAGGTGTATTGGAAGATTTCTTCTCCAGACTAG GCATGTCAAAGCTGCGTTTCAAACCTGCCTACAACCCGTACACTGAACCAAGCATGGAAATTTTCAG CTACCACGATGGTCTGAAGAAATGGGTGGAGATAGGCAACTCAGGCATGTTCAGGCCTGAAATGTTACTTCCCATGGGACTGCCAGAGGGCGTTAATGTTATCGCATGGGGTCTTTCACTTGAAAG GCCAACAATGATTCTGTATGGGATTGACAACATACGTGATCTCTTTGGGCCAAAG GTCGACTTCAACCTGATCAAGAGCAGCCCGATTTGCCGCTTGGGGCTGTAG